Genomic segment of Ictalurus furcatus strain D&B chromosome 9, Billie_1.0, whole genome shotgun sequence:
TTGTGCTACAGGAAGATGCACACAAGGAGGATACTCAATGGGACTTCCACCAAACCACGTAAAAACACGACCTCAACAACAATGACGACACTGCAGATGGAGAACATGCGAGGCAGTGCCAACATGCGAGGCAGCGCCAACATGGGAGGCTTAGTACACTTGCCCAACATCTCGGAGAACGGGTTCCATTTACCACGAGCCGAGGTGGCTAACACGGCTGAACGAATCAGCAGGAACAGTGGCTCCACTGTGGTCACGATACATAACACGCCATCGATCGAAAAtacgtaaaaaataaataaataaaacaacaaccaatatGTGACTTCAATGGGCTCCATTGTGCTGTGTGATGAGAAAACACACCCCCAGAACGAACAAACTGATCAGAGGATGATGACCAGGAcatggaaaaacaaaagacagacCAAACATTGAACTACTGGCATGCTGAGACAAACACGAGCACCTCTGAAGGCCGAACGTAGTCAATGGACCACTGGGGACATTTTAGGACCAAAAGATGTCAGACTGTGGTCAAATGGACCACAGGGACTCGCAGAGCTAAGCATGGGGAAATGGACCACTGGGGACATTTAGGGTTCATTATAGTACTGAGAAAACCATTCCACCAGGACCAGTGGCCATTTCACCTAATAATCCTACTTTGTGGTCTCTGGAAAATGAAACTATCCAGTTTTATAATAGGGACCTCACATGTCATGACTGAACAAGTAATACAGTGTGTGGTAT
This window contains:
- the ncmap gene encoding noncompact myelin-associated protein, whose product is MQASTASPVTNLTTATTKSREQILMQSAGAMIAIIVIGIVLILSILLIILKTYNKKMHTRRILNGTSTKPRKNTTSTTMTTLQMENMRGSANMRGSANMGGLVHLPNISENGFHLPRAEVANTAERISRNSGSTVVTIHNTPSIENT